One Lacunisphaera limnophila DNA window includes the following coding sequences:
- a CDS encoding NfeD family protein → MFVVLLVASLAGQAQEPAATAAPAVTPKTVVYVIPVRDEISTPTLYILRRGLKEAIERKADVVLLDMDTPGGALDKTFEIMEALEKFPGLKLTYVNKEAMSAGAFISAATDEIYFAPSSVIGAAAPVLSTGGDVDKTMKQKIVSYLRARVRATSEGKGYRGQAIEAMIDEDFEFKIGDKVLKPKGELLSLTASEAMQPYGEPPQALLGAGKAADIAALLAGKYGAGNYTVHQFEVTWSEKVAQYLNAIAPILMGLGMLALFVEFKTPGFGWPGIAGLVMLGVVFLGHYVAGFSGHEPVLLFALGLLLISVELFFFPGLVVAGVTGAAMVLGSLVWAMADIWPHEPIRFSRELFLGPLQNLGLALVITAALAAALLRYLPRAWFWDKMVLATAIAGTSGEPVTNDPLIGAVGVTVTPMFPSGEVAIDGRRYEAKLALGHVAAGTPVVVLGREGFALLVEPKIS, encoded by the coding sequence ATGTTCGTAGTTTTGCTGGTGGCGTCCCTCGCTGGCCAGGCCCAGGAACCCGCCGCCACGGCCGCGCCCGCCGTTACGCCGAAGACGGTAGTCTATGTGATTCCGGTGCGGGACGAAATCAGCACTCCCACGCTCTATATTCTCCGGCGGGGACTGAAGGAGGCGATCGAGCGCAAGGCCGACGTGGTGCTCCTCGACATGGACACCCCGGGTGGCGCGCTGGACAAGACTTTCGAGATCATGGAGGCGCTGGAGAAGTTCCCGGGGCTCAAGCTGACCTACGTGAACAAGGAGGCGATGTCGGCCGGGGCGTTCATCTCGGCCGCGACGGATGAGATCTATTTCGCCCCCAGCTCCGTCATCGGCGCCGCGGCCCCGGTGCTGTCTACGGGGGGCGACGTGGACAAGACGATGAAACAGAAGATCGTCAGCTACCTGCGGGCCCGGGTGCGCGCCACCTCGGAAGGAAAAGGTTACCGCGGCCAGGCCATCGAGGCGATGATCGACGAGGATTTTGAATTCAAGATCGGGGACAAGGTGTTGAAACCCAAGGGTGAGTTGCTGTCCTTGACGGCCTCGGAGGCGATGCAGCCCTATGGTGAGCCGCCGCAGGCCCTGCTGGGTGCGGGCAAGGCGGCGGACATCGCCGCCTTGCTGGCCGGAAAATACGGCGCGGGGAATTACACGGTGCATCAATTTGAGGTCACCTGGTCGGAAAAGGTGGCCCAATATCTCAATGCTATCGCCCCGATCCTGATGGGGCTCGGCATGCTCGCCCTGTTTGTGGAATTCAAGACCCCGGGCTTCGGTTGGCCGGGCATCGCGGGGCTGGTCATGCTGGGGGTCGTGTTTCTCGGACATTACGTGGCCGGTTTTTCGGGCCACGAGCCGGTGCTGCTTTTTGCCCTCGGCCTGCTGCTCATCTCGGTGGAACTGTTCTTTTTCCCGGGTCTGGTCGTGGCGGGCGTCACCGGGGCGGCGATGGTCCTCGGGTCGTTAGTCTGGGCCATGGCGGATATCTGGCCGCATGAGCCGATCCGGTTTTCACGGGAGCTTTTCCTGGGGCCGCTGCAAAATCTCGGGCTGGCGCTGGTGATCACGGCCGCCTTGGCCGCCGCGTTGCTGCGCTACCTGCCCCGGGCTTGGTTCTGGGACAAGATGGTGCTCGCGACCGCGATTGCCGGGACGTCCGGCGAACCGGTGACCAATGATCCCCTGATCGGCGCGGTGGGCGTGACGGTGACCCCGATGTTCCCCAGCGGCGAGGTCGCGATCGACGGACGCCGCTATGAAGCCAAGCTGGCCCTGGGCCACGTGGCGGCCGGCACCCCGGTGGTGGTGTTGGGCCGGGAAGGATTTGCCCTGCTGGTCGAACCCAAAATCTCATGA
- a CDS encoding NfeD family protein, with product MTAIILFFALGLVLLFFEVVVPGAILGIIGGIFMLIGCGLAFTAYGVGGGALAVLVAVLLLGLTFYLEFYVLPRTRIGRKMFLDSTVRGASHQPPAQAADVVGQLGEALTPLAPSGFVLIGGKRYEAASQSGLLPKGAPVKVVGVDTFRLTVSKP from the coding sequence ATGACCGCCATCATCCTCTTCTTTGCCCTTGGGCTGGTGCTGCTGTTTTTCGAGGTTGTTGTGCCCGGGGCCATCCTGGGCATCATCGGCGGCATCTTCATGCTCATCGGCTGCGGGCTGGCCTTCACGGCGTATGGAGTGGGCGGGGGCGCGCTGGCGGTCCTCGTGGCCGTGCTGCTCCTCGGGCTGACCTTCTATCTGGAATTTTATGTCCTGCCTCGCACCCGGATCGGTCGAAAAATGTTCCTCGACAGCACGGTGCGGGGCGCCAGCCATCAGCCGCCCGCCCAGGCGGCCGACGTGGTCGGCCAGCTGGGCGAAGCCTTGACCCCGTTGGCACCGTCGGGCTTCGTCCTGATCGGCGGCAAACGCTACGAAGCGGCGTCGCAAAGCGGCCTGCTCCCCAAAGGCGCCCCCGTCAAGGTGGTGGGCGTCGACACTTTCCGCCTTACTGTTTCCAAACCCTAA
- a CDS encoding helix-turn-helix domain-containing protein, protein MQTIGERLEEARKRKGISIREAAEHTKIRGDYLQKFEANSFDIDLPALYIRGFVRTYARYLELDPERLVSEVDATLVRDGKPARREQREPLGRVDFGAGEARSQESGETATSSQAARDKAMLLKFGLLGGGAIVVIVVVILLINVLFSSTPAKPVAAAEPPAPTVQADPAQTLTLTAVEATRVKVVQDFDGATLYNGALVKGETKSFKKQGKLLITVEAGKNLRMEVNGRSYPVPLDGYGRFALD, encoded by the coding sequence ATGCAGACCATCGGCGAACGACTCGAGGAGGCGCGCAAGCGCAAGGGCATCTCGATCCGCGAGGCCGCGGAGCACACCAAGATCCGCGGTGACTACCTGCAGAAATTCGAGGCCAACTCCTTCGACATCGACCTGCCCGCCCTCTACATCCGTGGCTTCGTCCGCACCTACGCCCGCTACCTTGAACTCGATCCCGAGCGCCTGGTGAGCGAGGTCGACGCCACCCTCGTCCGCGACGGCAAACCGGCCCGCCGGGAACAACGCGAGCCGCTCGGGCGGGTGGATTTCGGCGCCGGCGAGGCCCGCAGCCAGGAGAGCGGCGAAACCGCCACCAGCAGCCAGGCCGCCCGGGACAAGGCCATGCTTCTCAAGTTCGGCCTCCTCGGTGGTGGCGCCATCGTCGTCATCGTCGTCGTCATTCTCCTCATCAACGTGCTGTTCTCCAGCACGCCGGCCAAACCGGTGGCGGCCGCCGAGCCGCCAGCGCCCACCGTTCAGGCCGATCCGGCCCAGACCCTCACCCTCACCGCCGTGGAAGCCACGCGCGTCAAGGTCGTCCAGGATTTCGACGGCGCCACCCTCTACAATGGTGCGCTCGTCAAGGGTGAGACCAAGTCCTTCAAGAAGCAGGGCAAGCTCCTCATCACCGTTGAGGCCGGCAAGAACCTCCGCATGGAGGTCAACGGCCGCAGCTACCCGGTCCCGCTCGACGGCTACGGCCGCTTCGCGCTGGATTAA
- the floA gene encoding flotillin-like protein FloA (flotillin-like protein involved in membrane lipid rafts), translated as MQSFGIVGIVIVIVAALVLVGIFWSFFGVWIRAWLAGAPVGLVTLVAMRLRQVPHGVMVDARIRATKAGIQLSIDDIEAQYLAGGNVLACVHALIAAQKAGIALDWNRACAIDLATKGSGKSVEEAVRTSVDPKVIDCPNPEGGRTTIDGVAKDGIQVKVKARVTVRTNLDRFVGGAKEDTIIARVGEGIVSTIGSSESYKVVLESPDSISKTVLARGLDVGTAFEILSIDIADVDVGENVGAKLQEAQAEANKSIAQAQAEIRRAAAVAVEQEMKARVQEMQAEVVRAQAQIPLAMAEAFRSGRLGVMDYYKMENIQSDTAMRGSIANPEGKK; from the coding sequence ATGCAATCATTCGGAATCGTCGGTATCGTTATCGTCATCGTCGCCGCCCTCGTGCTGGTCGGCATCTTCTGGTCCTTTTTCGGCGTGTGGATTCGCGCCTGGCTGGCCGGTGCGCCGGTCGGCTTGGTCACCTTGGTGGCCATGCGGCTGCGGCAGGTTCCCCACGGCGTGATGGTGGATGCGCGCATCCGGGCGACCAAGGCCGGCATCCAGCTGTCCATCGACGACATCGAGGCGCAGTACCTGGCCGGCGGCAATGTGCTCGCGTGCGTGCACGCGCTCATCGCGGCCCAAAAGGCCGGCATTGCGCTCGATTGGAACCGCGCCTGCGCGATCGATCTCGCGACGAAGGGCTCGGGCAAATCCGTGGAGGAGGCCGTGCGCACCTCGGTCGACCCGAAGGTGATCGACTGCCCGAATCCCGAGGGTGGCCGGACGACCATCGACGGCGTGGCCAAGGACGGCATCCAGGTGAAGGTCAAGGCACGCGTGACGGTCCGCACCAACCTGGACCGGTTCGTCGGCGGCGCCAAGGAAGACACGATCATCGCCCGCGTGGGTGAAGGCATCGTCTCGACCATCGGCTCGTCCGAGAGCTACAAGGTCGTGCTCGAGTCGCCGGACAGCATTTCCAAGACCGTGCTGGCGCGCGGCCTCGACGTGGGCACGGCGTTTGAAATCCTTTCGATCGACATCGCCGACGTGGACGTCGGCGAGAACGTCGGCGCCAAGCTGCAGGAAGCGCAGGCCGAGGCGAACAAGAGCATTGCGCAGGCGCAGGCGGAAATCCGGCGCGCGGCCGCCGTGGCGGTCGAGCAGGAGATGAAGGCCCGCGTGCAGGAGATGCAGGCGGAGGTCGTGCGGGCCCAGGCGCAGATCCCGCTGGCGATGGCCGAGGCCTTCCGTTCCGGCCGGCTTGGCGTCATGGACTATTACAAGATGGAGAACATCCAATCTGACACCGCCATGCGTGGTTCCATCGCTAATCCCGAGGGCAAGAAGTAA